The Megalops cyprinoides isolate fMegCyp1 chromosome 9, fMegCyp1.pri, whole genome shotgun sequence genome has a window encoding:
- the mab21l1 gene encoding putative nucleotidyltransferase MAB21L1: MIAAQAKLVYHLNKYYNEKCQSRKAAISKTIREVCKVVSDVLKEVEVQEPRFISSLNEMENRFEGLEVISPTEFEVVLYLNQMGVFNFVDDGSLPGCAVLKLSDGRKRSMSLWVEFITASGYLSARKIRSRFQTLVAQAVDKCSYRDVVKMVADTSEVKLRIRDRYVVQITPAFKCTGIWPRSAAHWPLPHIPWPGPNRVAEVKAEGFNLLSKECYSLNGKQSSAESDAWVLQFAEAENRLLLGGCRKKCLSVLKTLRDRHLELPGQPLNNYHMKTLVSYECEKHPRESDWDENCLGDRLNGILLQLISCLQCRRCPHYFLPNLDLFQGKPHSALENAAKQTWRLAREILTNPKSLEKL; this comes from the coding sequence ATGATAGCTGCTCAGGCCAAGTTGGTGTACCACCTTAACAAATACTACAACGAGAAATGCCAGTCTCGGAAAGCCGCGATCTCCAAGACAATCAGGGAGGTGTGCAAGGTGGTTTCGGACGTCCtgaaggaggtggaggtgcaggAGCCCCGATTCATCAGCTCCCTGAATGAGATGGAAAACCGCTTTGAGGGTCTGGAGGTGATTTCGCCGACCGAATTCGAGGTGGTCCTCTATTTAAATCAGATGGGGGTTTTCAACTTCGTGGATGACGGCTCGCTGCCAGGTTGCGCCGTGCTCAAGCTCAGCGACGGCCGCAAGAGAAGCATGTCCCTATGGGTCGAGTTCATCACAGCCTCCGGTTACCTTTCGGCCCGCAAGATCCGGTCCCGCTTCCAAACGCTGGTGGCACAGGCAGTGGATAAGTGCAGCTACAGAGATGTCGTAAAGATGGTCGCAGACACCAGCGAAGTGAAACTACGCATAAGAGACAGATACGTAGTTCAGATCACCCCGGCTTTTAAGTGCACGGGGATATGGCCACGGAGCGCTGCGCACTGGCCTCTGCCACACATCCCCTGGCCAGGACCGAACCGGGTGGCAGAGGTAAAAGCCGAAGGTTTTAACCTTTTATCGAAGGAATGCTACTCGCTAAATGGGAAACAGAGCTCGGCGGAAAGCGACGCCTGGGTCTTACAGTTCGCCGAAGCCGAGAACCGTCTCCTACTGGGGGGCTGCAGGAAGAAATGTCTATCCGTTCTAAAGACACTGCGCGACCGTCACCTTGAACTCCCCGGACAGCCCCTTAACAACTACCACATGAAAACTTTGGTCTCCTACGAGTGCGAAAAACATCCACGGGAGTCGGACTGGGACGAGAACTGTCTCGGGGACCGACTAAACGGAATTTTACTACAGCTCATCTCGTGCTTGCAGTGCAGAAGATGTCCGCATTACTTTCTGCCAAATTTAGACCTATTTCAGGGAAAGCCCCATTCAGCCCTCGAAAACGCAGCCAAACAGACTTGGCGTTTGGCGAGAGAAATTCTAACCAACCCCAAAAGCTTGGAAAAACTCTGA